The DNA region TCATTTGGATTAGATACCAGGGAATTATTGAGTATTCTCATGCACATTCTGCCTTTACATAcagacacatatatatgtatgtatatatgtatatgaaaacaaaaataggAAAAGCACCACACTTCTTCTCTATTATGTTGAATCACATCGCTATAGCTGATCCTCTCATCAGTTGCACTTAATAAGCACATCAAGAGGGACATTTTCCTATGAAACTGAACCAGCATGCCCCTGGAATTTTCGTTACGAGAGTGTTGTTTGGTATTTATCTTGTTCCGCCTTGACGGGGAAGTTTAATTTGATCCTTTGATGCACGAAATTGTATAGACTGCGTGAATGTTAACACaagattgaattgaattggccCTGATAATTTTTCATCAGGATTAATTCTCCTTTTCCGGTTTCCATCGTTAATTAGAAAACTTTATTTGATCCCTTGATTCATAGAACTGCAAAATGAACCCGTATGTATATCATGCACGATGCACGGTCTAACATGAGGAACTGCATCAGGATCCATAACTTCCCGATGGTTTTTCATTTTGCAAGATATGATGTTTGGTGCCTGTCGAGTTCCACCTACCTTGAATATTCGATTTGATCCATTTGTTTCTCGGTTGTTCCTCCTGCTGATCTCTCTCTGCCCATAACCCTCTGGAGTGGACCACCACATTGTTAATCCACATGAAAGAGTTGGATCCATTTGCATGCATGTTACATTGCACATGGTCAATCTACGTTCATTTTTAGAGTAATTATGTGCCCATTCATGGCACGTTCTTATTATGTGGCTCAGAACCATCCAAGACTACGGCATGCATATTCGCGAAAGAGACATGTTTTTTCTTGCCGGGATGGTGAATGGCCAAGTCCTCTTCATCTCTTTCACTGCAGATCAAGaaagtgaaaaagtaataattccGTGTAACTAATCATTGGATCGTGTCGGATTTGGTTCGCGATTGGGAGCTACTGATGGAAAGCCACTGAAAAGAAACTATTGAAACATAAATGATTGATTCCAGAAACAGTCGTTAAATTATTGAGTTGAAATTGTTATTCCTTTTAAGACTTATGAAACTTAAATGgacgtaaaaaaaaatttcacatttaCAACCGTCAAATATAACAAGATTTAATCACtactatatttataaaatccTCTGGCAAATAGTGATCGATCATGCCCAAAACATAGTTAGAAATTTCTTAAGGGGGCCGCCCATCGGCCTTCAAGAAACACCTGGAGACTATCACATTTTCTCCTGGAAAGACAAATCTTTCTGTCTCTTCCTAGCTAGTCTATGATTCCCTAGCTCATTCTTGATTATATTCGGTTGCAATGAAGGCCAATAAGCCTAGTACAATTAAATGAAATGTTTCTTGATTATTTTTGTCTCTATTTCTTTTGGGCAATTAGTATAAAGAAGACAAACTTGCACGTTGTGCGGTGTCCAGGGATCAAATGGGCCAGAATTTACGTAACTTGTCTTAATCCACCTGCAATGAAGCAAACCATCAACGTGAAATGGGCAAGAATTGGTGACATAGTACAGAGACGGTTGGCTTGACCTCAGAACTCATCCTCTCTCGTTACAAACACCAAAATGAAAGCCTCAAAAGTTACATCAATTCAGATGCTGCATATGTAGGACTCATCCACAGATTAGATGACAAACACAACAACAAAACATTGGGAATCTGAGATATCAAGAAGATTTGTTGTCCTTTCAGAAATTCTTGGAGTTCCCAGCAGAAGAATCGGATCGAACACgcatgttttcccttttaGCAAATGGAAACAAGAGCAAATGTTCTATTTCGAAGAGTCCATGTTGTCCAGATTGTTTGTATGCTGTTGAGTTCTTTTGTCGCGCTTTCtacgaatgaacaacatgttCTAAACTACAAAACTTTGGAAAAGCCACCGGCATCTATGCTGAAAGACTGGTCTTGTTGGATCAGATGGCAGATGGGtttattattcattacttaatataaaattactgAACTTTTATTGGATATCCGGTGACAAAAGTTGTAACGTTTGATTTCTGGCACTCATGCCAAACTCGAGCCAACAATATGTCACTTGGTGATAAACATAGATAACCACGATCGGTTAAAACAAGAAACCATGCCAAAAGGGTTATGCATGTACGAAACTGTGATTATGATTTGCAGCATTTGCCTCCGGGATATTATCCACCATCCCGGATAGACAAGATATCCAATACTGAACCTCTCATCCTGACCTTCAATCCTTGAaactctatatatacatagttcCAAATCTCTCATTCTGTGTCTGTTTCGATCTTGATCATTGACAATTGAGGGAGCAATTAATGGCTCGATCACGCTGGCTCTGCACGAACAGCTCGAAGAACATGCTTGTCAAGATTGTTCACCCTGGTGGACACGTGGAGCTCCATGATAGGCCAGTCCTGGCTGCTGAGATCATGCTCCGGAACCCGAGATGCTGCGTGGCCTACCCTCACGTCTTCCAGCAGCCATGGGCCATTGTTGCCCCTGACACCACCCTAGTACTCGGGCAGAAGTTCTACGTCGTCCCTCTCAGCACAGTCAGGAAGCTACAACGCCTCTCACTGAAGTACTCTCCCTCTGCTTCTCCCTCGTCCACTTCCCCGTCTCCATCTCCTGTCTACAATTTCGCGACTGAGGAAACACCAAAGAACGAGGGAGGGGAACACGAAATAGTATGCACATGTTGGTTTTTCCTAAACAAAGGAACATATGCTTGTGTAAaacaggaggaggaggaggaggaggaggagggacaGAACATGGGTTCGAGATCGAGTCCTAGGAAAAGGATTCAGAGGGAAAATGATGGTAAGGAGTGCTTCTCCAAGGACAACTGTTTTGTTGCCCTGCTTGCTGGGATGAGAGCCAAAACCGACTCAGGGAATCTGAGTGAAGAATCTAGGTCGATAGGAACCTACCAAGGAACTTCCGAGACGAGGGAGCTCGTGAGACAGAATAGGTCAAGGTATGCCTCAAGAAGGGGGACGAGGGGGTCTATCAGGAGGCTAATGTCTTTACAACACTGGCAACCTCGTCTAGGTAGTATTAACGAAGAATAGCACCAACGAATAGCAGAAGCTGTGCGCTCGAATCCCAAGGATCATAGAGCATGTTTGCtaagaaaaaattgaatagCGGGCAATTCGATTAGTCTATGCTACAATACGAATGTTATCCATGGTGATTTCATTCTTCTAGTTTCTCTCTCTGTTCCTTTCCATCAAGCAAGGTGAAACAACTTAACAGGATACATGAGACCATTTAACAATTAGTTGGGTACATATTCTGCTTAGCAGTTCTTATTTAATTCCGAGTATCATGAATCAGGTATAGTATGTCTCTCTGATCCAAACAGGAAGTGTGCAATTTAATATTAGCTTTCACCAATAGAGTTATAGCGATCTGAGTCAGTTGGCTATCGGATAATTTACAGACTGCATAGAACGAAGACCCTGTTCACGATACACAAAGAAGCAAAACATCTTGACTCAGTCACTAACATTTACAAGTATAAGCAGAAATCACTGCATCCAAGTCCTCCTTTGAGAAAAGCAATCAAATAAATTGCCGACCCGGAATTGACGAATTAAGCATCGCCCGGAGTGAGAGAATTTCGGGGTTCAAGTCAGACTTGGGTTTGCAGGTTCTGATACTCGTAGAGACCCTCCTAGCTCAATTGGAACGAGGGGTATGAGAGAGTGAAGGACATCAGTTATCAATGGCCTGTAACTCGGCTCTGGTTGAATACAGAGAACCGCAACGGCAGCAACCTGTCGAGACAATATAAAATTCAGAAACGAGcacaagaagaaaattagaGACGAATTCGAAATAAGGGCCTTTTCGATCTTCTAGACCTGATATAAGTGCTTCAGATCCATTGAGTCTCTGATTACAGGATCGACAATATTGGGAAGCTTTGACCGATCAGTTAGCTGAGGGGTCGCCTGCAAATTATTAGGGCATGTCTTTAAgaattttaagtttgaaaatgACCAGAATAAGTAAAATGATCTACTGAAAGAACTTTTGTGGGCCAAGTACAAGGAAAACATACATACCCATGTGACTAGAGATTGGTTTTGAGCTGTTGTGATTTTCTCCACTGGGTTTCTTCCCATCAGAAGCTCAAGAAGGATGACTCCGAAATAATACACGTCACTTTTATCCGTCAATTTCCCTTATAAGATAGAATTTAACTATTTActtttcaataataaaatctAGTCTCACTTATTGACAGATCATGAGATGAAGAGTTAAGATCTTATTCAAAGGAATTAgccaggaaaaagaaaacaaattagTATAACAAATGGTTAAGCTGATATTAAAACTACAAATGACCGAGTGATAAGAGAGAGAAATTCAAGCATACCGTCCAATAAGTATTCCGGGGCTAGGCCACCCAATGCTCCAACAATCTCCACGTTGCTTTTATTATGAGTACCCGAGGTTGTAGCAAGCCCAAAGTCGGAAATCTGAAGGGGAAAACAATCtgttttagaaaataatcaaGCAGAGAAGGAATACAACATAGGAACTTGTATCTACCTTTGCATTGAAGTTTGCATCAAGAAGAATGCTCGATGATTTGAGATTTCGGTGCACGACTGGAGGATTGCAACGTTCGTGAAGAAATTCCAATCCtctacacaataaaaaatcaatagaTCAGGGATTGATATTCACAGACAGAAGGAAATGACATTGTGACACAGTATCACAACAGCAAAAGATGAATTTACCGAGCTACATCAACGGCGATTTTCATTCGGACTTGCCACGTTAAAGCCAAACCATTTGTGGGCCCTGCATAAATCCATTAGATATAAAGCAGTCATCTAATGGTGAAAAATGCAGTTAAAATTGTCCTTCGAGTAATGAATTCCATACTCCATACCATGCAATTGACTTTCCAAAGAACCGTTCTGCATTGTTTCGTACACGAGAAATCTCGTCTCCCCATGAATGCAGCAACCCAAAAGAGAGATTACATTCTGATGGTGGATTTTACCCAACCAGTTCACTTCAACCTGTTGTTATGATTGAATTAAACTGCATTATTTGCAAGGGAAGGGAGAAAATTACATTGAGAAATTCTAATCACTTTTAAGGCAGAACATTACCTCGAATTGTCTTTCAGTGTCCTGAGCATCAGCAGCATCTAATCTCTTTACGACAGCATGTAACTTTTCATTGAAACAAGCCCTGTAAAGTCGTCCCCCATCTGCTTCACCCAAGAGATTGCTCTCGTGGAAGTTATTTGTAGCAGCTTCCAGCATTAGATACTCGAAAACAGCAAGAGAGCCCTTTTTGTCAGTAACAGCGGAGAAATCGAACTTATTTGTAACCGGGTTCAACTGAAGCCCTCTTGACAGACCTTCACATGAAAAGAATTGCACGAATCAGCTCACACAAGAAAACATCCTCGATTTGGaaacaagaaaacaaaaacttCAACTATCGAGGAAGGCAAAGATACCTGTGCTCATGGCTCTTTTCTTGTCAGTGTTCTTTCTGTTCTTATGCCTGTAGATCCAAAAGAGGAGAAGAGCAACCAAGATTCCAGCGAGAATGGTTGAAGCAACAATGAGAGCTATTAGGATTTTGCTATTGAGATCCTGATGGTGCACTACTCTCGCTCCGCCCACCCCTGCTTCAATTAACAAGGAAATTATAATGAAACATGCAAATAATCGATCCCACAAAGCTTCTGAGGAGGACACAATCAAACTTATGAGGACCAAAGAACTAGCAAAATTGGCTGTTCACAGCTGAGGAACTTGCAGTATCCGCGCATCAAAGTCAATCAGTGAAGTTCAAGCAGTAATTATCTTCCACCGACAAGATGCAGATTTTAGAGGAAACAAAAGGTTCTCTAGGAGGtcaatataacaaaaaaaagaagtgtcTTTCTGGTTCTGTCCGGGAAAGCACTCATCACTGTACAGACCACgaatttcaataatttaaCTCAGTTGTATATGTTCAGGCCAAAGTTCAGAGTTTCAGGCGCACACACACATCCACGAACACATCATTAAAACTTCCAAGAATCCTCCCATTTCCTGCGCAATTGTCCGGCATTAGCAGAAGGAACCCAGAATTTCGCGAAAGAAAGATGGAACCCCCCATTACACTTTCAGCAGGCAGAGACGGCACAGGCTTCAACAGACATATATCATCTCTCTATAGCAAAGTTTCGATTTTTACGGCTCCAGACACGAAATCTCAGCAGCCCAATCTAGAAAATAAGCCAACAAAGAGCTTAAAAGACAGACATGAATGAAGTGTGGCGGTACCTACCTGGAGATTGGGCTTCCATTTCTGCAGAGACTTGGGAAATGGGTATCACCTGGGAATGAAGGAGAGGCCTGGAAATGGAGAAAACAGCAGGCTCTGCCCTGGCATTGACGAGAATCATAATGGCTGGGAGCAATGAGGTCCTTGCTGCCCACATGGGCAGGGAGAGCCCAAGGACATTCATGTCCCTTTCCCCTTTACCAAGTACagagagagaaaagtaaagagcTCAACAGCAGCAGAAAAGAAAGTAGAcggttgagagagagagagagagagagagagagagagttcttCCTCGACATGAAacctctttctttctctctcactttTGCTTTTGATGGATTTTGTGGAGATTGGTTTAAACTTTGAATCTATCTTCGGTTTGTAATTGCAGAAGCGGACAAACGAACTGTTGCAGGAAAACCAAGGAactacttttttcttttttttcttttaaatctcCATTTTCGATGATGCTATCTTCACCCGTCGTAATgaaatatcaataaaattacgataaaaaaaaaagcaatggTCTTATTATATCACATAGGTAAGTAAACcatgatttgagaaaaaaaaagtaaatcatgaatttatataataaaataatttttaaaatttttttcactAAGTCATTACAAAAGATATCTACTTTTTTTATCTCCTGTGTACGATAAAACGTAGTTtttcacataatatatatcttttattttttttgtttctttttctactaaatattttttttcatttttatttaagtgTAGATCGAGATCATGACGTTAAAGCTATATAAAATAATCGACACTCATATCTATCTGTATAAGTTATAACCTACTTTTAACTCATCTGAGAGATGCGAACTGTGAACTGAACTAGTAATTTTAAACTTGCTTTGAATGTCAGCTTTTAGTGAACCGTATGTATCTGTGACTTGTGTTGAGGGCACCAATTTTATgcataatttatttacttgtttaagaaaaacaaatcTCTTCTTCCACTAAATTTAGTTCCATAATGAAATGTTCACACAAAAAAAGCTTCAAATAACTAGAAAATTATAATCTTGAAACAAATTTAGGCGTCATTTGATTTtggagtaatttttttattctactctactttaactctacttatcttcaattcaacaacacaattattactctttttttctttaatttttttatcttaactatcattcaatttaatttttaatactaaattatcttaactgttcattactttttcacaattcaactacacaatcattacttactatcaactattcattactttttttttcatttttctcataatttaacaacacaatcattactttttattttctccatccaccttattattacaatccaattaaatatatacacaaagTTGGAATGAAGTTGagtttaactcaactccatttcCAAATAAGGCCTAGCAGAACAATTATATACTTGATGGAGTACTTTCGTCAAGATGAGCAAGTTTTATCATGCTATGGTAGATCTCGTAGATTTTATTTCCACTTCCTAGTAAACCAATTTCGAGAAAGCTATTTTGCCTCAGCTAAATGAAGTATCGTACTATCTtccatttttcatatataaaattgaatgTACCATGTAAAATTATGGAGGCGAAAGATGTATAAAACTCAAAAATTCGATTATATTTGAGACAAGAGGTTTgcaattttttatcattttttaaacGAGGAACTAGCATAAGTTACAGGACATGTACAGAAAATAGATCTCTTTCCTGTTCACCTGTGACTCTCATTAAAATCACTTATCAGACATAATCTCTCTGCCACAGAAAATCACCAGTCTCACATGAACATTTTCATTGGATTTctcccctttttttccctcctttttcCACTCCTAACTACAGATGAATATTaggatttttttaatctttaatCAATTGGCATGGCAGAAAATCAAGATTCCATGATTATTAAATACCCAAATTGACTAGATTGGCAAGTGGGAAGTCCATTTCTGCAATGGGTTAAAGGAC from Punica granatum isolate Tunisia-2019 chromosome 3, ASM765513v2, whole genome shotgun sequence includes:
- the LOC116200957 gene encoding probable receptor-like protein kinase At1g80640; translation: MNVLGLSLPMWAARTSLLPAIMILVNARAEPAVFSISRPLLHSQVIPISQVSAEMEAQSPGVGGARVVHHQDLNSKILIALIVASTILAGILVALLLFWIYRHKNRKNTDKKRAMSTGLSRGLQLNPVTNKFDFSAVTDKKGSLAVFEYLMLEAATNNFHESNLLGEADGGRLYRACFNEKLHAVVKRLDAADAQDTERQFEVEVNWLGKIHHQNVISLLGCCIHGETRFLVYETMQNGSLESQLHGPTNGLALTWQVRMKIAVDVARGLEFLHERCNPPVVHRNLKSSSILLDANFNAKISDFGLATTSGTHNKSNVEIVGALGGLAPEYLLDGKLTDKSDVYYFGVILLELLMGRNPVEKITTAQNQSLVTWATPQLTDRSKLPNIVDPVIRDSMDLKHLYQVAAVAVLCIQPEPSYRPLITDVLHSLIPLVPIELGGSLRVSEPANPSLT